The DNA sequence ATCATCGCTACAAGCATTAAACAACTCTTTGGAGAACAATAGCAACTTGGGTTATATCTACCAATTCATCTGGATCCATATCCTCAATCCGCGTGATTTTCTTTGCAAACGGAGGACGGGTCGGTTGATGTTCGTCATCGTTTTGCCACGCCGCGGGACTTTGTTCGACAGACTCGGTTTGCCTCTCGTCATCAACTCGCCGGGTGGGTCCTTCAGACGTCGGGACCGTAGATGTGTTTTCTTCAGCAAGGGGTAAAACAACAGTATCTGAGGGTGTTGCCGGTATCGGAATATCATGAGAAGGCGGATACCTTTCCTGATGATCGCCCTCATGAAAATGCGTAACTGTCTCAAAAACGGATTCAACTTTTGGCGGGGTGGGCAAGGAGTCCACAAACCTTCGGTTCTCCCACGACGTGTAGACCAAAACGCTGCAAACAAAAGCGACAGAGAGAATAGCACCTATCCATATTTTTTTCATCGGACTTCTCCTCTGAATGAAATATGATGCAGGAGCCCTCTGTCTCCTGCATCAGGTAAAAATCAAACACACTTAGCAGTCATTACAACTTGAGCGACTGTAGTTTTCTGTGTCATAAGAATGGGTATTTGACTCGACATCGTGAGGTTGGTGCGGCCCATCCTCGTTTTGGTGACCAGCCCACGGCCACACCGCCCGGGACCCCGAGTCTGAGTAACTCATACAAAACTCTGCCCATTCACCATTGATTGCATAACAATTATACGTTGTATGCCGGTAGTCTAGGCGTTTGGGGTGCGCTTGTGTTCTGAACGTAAGTGAAAATAGCCCGATACCCCCGACGATGAGGACACAGACAATAGCAATGATTCGAGACAAGGACTTTTTCATAAGAGTTTTCTCCTATTTTTATCGTGGGTTGCTTTGGAAACGCAAAACGGAGAACTTTGATGTTCTCGGCAATCCTCTTGTTCCTGTATAACGTGAGTTTGATAATTAGCAGGAAAGCACCCCTCATAGCATTTCCCCACCGCTTGCGGGGGGTAGGGGTAAATACGCGAAATCCAGCCTCCGTTTACAAGATACCAGCACTGTTCAATCTTTTTCAAACTCACGTTGTATAAGGTGCTAATGTCAATGTTTCACACAACAAAATTTATGCTACAATGTGTTAGCACTGTCATAGACCCGTTATGGCAGATGCACCGCGCCGAAGGGTGTTCCTACCATCTTCGGGGCACCTTCCATGATAGCAATAATAGCAATTATCGTGCCAATTTAAAAATCCACGTTGTTACAGGGATCAAGGCATTTATCAATATTCCAAAATTTGGAAATTTTCTAAATTTTGGAGGGTTTCCCTCTAAATTTTGGAATATCCGTCACATTAAACCTTGATACGCGCCATATTCCGCTTGACATATTCTAAGCATGTGTTAGAATCAACAAAATCAGACACGACTAAAATTAGAGAGGAGAAATGCCATGAAAAACAGCACGACAGAAAATGCAGTAGATTCAAGGTATCGGGGTACGGAAGCGACTGGAACCCGAAACGGTCGGGCTCGGGACGGCTTACACGGGGAGTATACGGCTATCCTCGGCGAGAGTCCACAGATCATTGAAGTCCTTGAAAAAGTAGAAGTTGTTGCGGATACGAATGCGACGGTGCTGATTCAAGGGGAAACCGGAACCGGTAAAGAGTTGATCGCGCACGCCATACACCAAAACAGCCCGCGTTCAGCAAAGGAGATGGTCGTCGTTAACTGCGCGGCGATACCGGAAAATTTATTGGAGAGTGAACTCTTTGGACATGAAAAAGGAGCGTTCACCGGGGCCACGGAGCAACACATCGGTCAGTTTGAAAGGGCGCGCCGGAGCACGATCTTCCTTGATGAAATAGGGGAGATGCCGCTCGCTCTCCAGCCGAAGTTACTACGGACACTTCAGGATCGGAAGATTCAACGCATCGGCGGCACGAAGCCGATTTCCGTAGATTTTCGAGTCGTCGCGGCGACCAACCGGGACCTGCAGCACGCCGTTAAAGAGGGCACTTTCCGCGAAGACCTCTATTATCGGTTGAAGATCGTTTCTCTCTCGCTGCCACCCTTGCGAGGACGGCGAGAAGATATCCGTCTCTTAACAGAGCACTTTCTGCAAAAGCATGCTCAGGACCGAAGTCCTTCACCGGTGAAGATAGCATCCAGTACCCTAAAACTTCTCTACAGCTATCCCTGGCCTGGGAATATACGCGAATTAGAAAACACTATTTTTTACGTCTGCCTTTTTGGCAAAACAGATGCTATCCTGCCGAAGCATCTCCCTATGGAAATTCAAAACTTCAACAGAGAAGGGGGGCATTCAGCAGTAGAAATCCCCGCCCTTTGGACGCAAGACATAATAGACCTCCCTCTCGGATTGACGTTGAAGGAAGTCGAAAAGTTCTGGATTCTGCAAACGTTAGTCCGTTTTGATGGAAATCGGACAAAGACTGCGAAGGCTTTGGGCATTAGCCTGAGTTCTTTGTATAACAAGTTAAACAGTTATGCAGCGGAACCGAAGTTGTAGGCAACGGTATTTCTTGGACCTGTTTCCATTCTCAAAAAGCAATTGACAAAAATCTCAAAACCCCTATAATGGACATCACAATTTAGTTGAGTCCCAAGGAGATCATCCCAGTGTCTTTAAAACAACGCATCCATAATAAAGAAGCGATTCACATCGCATCTGGTGTCCCGTTCGGTTGCACCCGCGACGAGATGGAAGCCGTTCTCGGTCAAGGCAACTACGATTTAGTCAGTGTTGACCATCAACATGGACCCGCAAATGAAGACGAACTCGTCGAATATTGTGCGATGGCGAGCGAATTCGATGTCGGCGTCCAACTGCGTATCAAACATACGCGCAACGCGTATCTCATAGGGAATCTATTGGATTTGGGTCCCCTTGCTATTGTTGTACCACAGGTCGAGAGCGTTGAAACGGTGGACGAAGCAATTGATTTCTTCTACTATCCTCAGATGGGAAAACGGAGTTGGGGGCCCAGCGGTGCTTACGGCATAAAACAGGGCTTGGACCGCCTTGAATACGCCGAGTGGTGGAACAACACCGGTATTCTCATCTTACAGATCGAATCTGTTGATGCTGTGATTAACGTCAGCAAATTCGCTAAACCCGGCGTGGATATGGTAACTTTCGGTGAGAACGACCTGAATTTTAGCATTGAATCCTATCCGAGTTCTCCGTTTCAGAACCTGCAGGAGTGCATTGCGCACGTGGAAACGCAGTTAGCGGATACACACGTCAAAGTAGGGGCTGGAAGTTCGCCATCGGGTTCACTGTAGACACAATTTCGTAATCGTTGTTAATCCCTTACGTTGGAAAGTGGCAGATTTCGTGTACTCAGCACGCAAACAAAGGCTTGCTGTCGAGAGTCTTGCTATCAAGGAGTATTATAATGTCAAAACGGATTAAAATCGGGATTATTGGATGCGGTATGGTAGCCGGTTCGCATGTCAACGGATATCTTGACCATCCACAGCACGCCGAAATCGTTGCTGTTTGCGATACGGTGGAAGCGAATGTGAAACGGCGACATGCGGAAGTCCTTTCCGGGGCAGCCTCGCGCGCCGAAGTCGCAAAAGCCGACGCAGAAAAGGCGGATACAGCGGAAGCACGCGAGCAATTCAACACAGACGCTGCACGCTGGTCAGAATACGCGAATAACGGTGTCAAAATCTTTAGCGATTACAACGAAATGTTAAGGGAGTGTGATTTAGACGCTGTCAGTCTTGCCCTACCGCCGTTTGTCCATGAACCCGCTACAGTCGCAGCAGCACAAGCCGGAAAGCACGTCTTCTGCGAAAAGCCGATGGCGCGGACAGCAACAGAGGCACGGAATATGCGGGATGCCTGTGATGCCGCTGGCGTTAAACTCGCATACCAGAGCGGTGGCACATGCCTGGATCCGACAAGTTACGCCATTCGGGACTATGTCACCTCTGGGAAACTCGGTGATGTCTATTACGGCAGACTCACCAGCTACCGTGTCCGTGGCAGACCGAATGTGGATATGTTCGGTTACGGTAAATGGTTCCTCCATTCCGTTTACAGCGGTGGCGGCACCATATATGACACAGGTGTCTATCTCATCAATCGTTCTCTCTATCTCCTCGGTTCACCGCAGCCCGCCACAATTAGCGGTATCGCCTATCGTGGGATGCTCCCCGAATACACAGGCGAAGAGATCAATGATGTCGAGGAACACGCCTCGGTGTTTGTCCGATTTACGAATGGAATGTCGTTCACGTATGAAAACGGCTGGTCGAGCAATATGGCGGGTCAACCACAAGGCATCTTCATTTTCGGCTCTAAAGGTTCGTTTAGCAACGATACGCTCTTCCTTGAAAAGGGGGAGTGGGATACCGATGATCAGGGCAATCGCAGACGTTATCAGGGCAATCTTGTCGAAACGCCGTTGGAGTTAACAGATGGGGCCTTCCCCGATAAGTTCCGTGATTTCCTTGATGCCTGTAACAGTGATGCCCAACCTGTCAGTAATGGGGATGTCGGTCTGAAGGTTACAGAGATTATGAGTGGCGCGCTCTTATCTGCGAAACTCGGTCGCGAGGTCAGCGTAGAAGAACTTTATGAATTGGAAGGACTCCGCGCAGAACCGATACCGGGTTGGCACATTCCATAGGGACACATTCAGCGAATTTAAGGTTGACAAAGTACCCTTCAATCGGATATCCTTTAAATAAAGGGTGTCCTTGGGTGTCAGGGAACATATACATATCGTCAACTTTTCTTTGTTAGTTTATCAAGCGTAGTCCGTAGCGTAGTGGAGGACGGATATACGGAGAGAGGCATTCATGCCCAAACCCACTTCATCGAACCGCAAGGAATAATTAAAAAATCGAACCGTAAGGAATAATTAAAAATGGAGGATTAAATTTGAAAGGTTTTGAGTTTTTTGAACCGACCACCCTCGCGGAGGCATCGCGGCTATTCGCTCAGGAGCACGCGCAGCTCCTTGCGGGTGGAACAGACCTCGTCATCGGTATGAAGGCACTCACCGAAACGCCGCAGTCTGTGATTAGTTTGCAGAAAATTCCGGGATTGGACGGCATTACGACTGAGGGCGACGGTATTAACATCGGTGCGATGACGAAGGTGCGGGAGGTCGAATTATCGGCAGATATTCAGAATCACCACACCGCGCTGGCAGAAGGTGCCTCGGAAATCGGTTCTATCCAGATCCGTAACCTCGCAACTATCGGTGGAAATATTGCACACGCGTCTCCTGCTGCAGATACCGTTGCCGGTTTGCTGGTCGCTGATGCACAGGTTGACATCGCAAGTGCGGATGGCGAGCGGAGTGTGGCAATTGACGAGCTTTTCACGGGTCCGGGACAAACTGTCTTAGCACCCGGGGAGATTATCACACGTTTCCGTTTACCGAGCCCAGCGTCTGGTTCCCACTACATCAAGCATAAAATCCGTGAAGTGATGGATCTGGCGTTCATCGGGGTTGCCGCCGCTGTTAATCTGGATAACGGGACGATCACAGATGCCCGAATCGGTCTCGCAGCTGTCGCGCCTACGCCGATTCGTGCGACGGCGGCAGAGAATCTTTTAAGAGGAAACGAACTGACAGCGGAACTTCTGCAACAAGCTGGTGCAGCCGCGGCGGCTGCCGCCAGTCCGATATCCGATCTACGATGCTCCGCGGAACATCGCAAAGAAATGGTCGATGTTCTTACGAGGCGAACCTTACAAGAGGCGGTCGCGAGGGCATAAATCGAATTAGCGGTTAGCAATTGGGAATCAGGAGCCTGCAACAACGGCACAGGCGACTCCCGGGAAGATAATATTACAGTCTTAGTCCATGTTGTTTAACCGCAAGGTAAAATTAAAAAAGGAGAAAAGATATGGCAAAACATCCTGTCAGTCTAAAGGTTAACGGGGACGAATACGATTTACTCATTGAGCCACGCAAAACCCTATTGGCTGTGCTTCGCGATACGATCGGTTTGACGGGAACCAAAGAGGGATGTAGTACAGGCGACTGTGGTGCCTGCACCGTTATTGTTGATGGTAAAGCCGTCACATCCTGCATGGTGCTCGGTGTCACCGTTTCTGAAAAAGAGATTACCACTATCGAAGGTTTAGCCAGTGACGGTGAACTTCATCCTGTCCAACAGGCGTTTATTAACACAGGCGGCTATCAGTGTGGTTTCTGTACCCCCGGTTTCATCATGGCAGCGAAGGCACTCTTAGACGAAAATCCGGAGAGGTCCGAAGAAGAATTCAGGTATGCACTCGGCGGGAATATCTGCCGTTGCACCGGATACACAAAGATTCTTGAAGCAGTTCTGAAAGCAGCGGAAGAAGTTCGAACATCTGCATAAAAGTTATCGGTCATCAGTTATCGGTTATCGGTTCTCAGTTAAGATACCCCTTCTGGCGGGGATAACCTTGTTACTGCCACGAAACGGTAACTGACCACTGAAAACTGAAAACTACTACGAAGGGAGAATGAAATGTCAGAATATACTGTTGTCGGACAAAAGGTGGCACGCGTTGATGCTGTTGAAAAGGTAACCGGTGCTGCCCAATACGGGGCAGATGTGCATCCACCCGGTATGCTCTACGGCAAAATCGTCCGCAGTAAACATGCCCATGCCAACATACGCAGCATCGACACCAGCGAAGCCGAAAAACTTCCCGGTGTCAGGGCGATTGTTACGCAAGACGACGTGCCGAGCGGTCGGAGAGTTTTCGCGACTGACAAAGTGCTTTACTTGGGTGAACCGCTTGCTGCGGTTGCGGCAACCGATCCCGATGTTGCTGAGGAAGCCGCTGAACTCGTTAAAATCGAATACGAAGTGCTACCGGTTGTGCAAGATGTTATGGAATCGATTCAGCCATCAGCACCCCGCTTGCACGGTGACGCGACAAAGGATGGTCCCAATCGACGGGGAATCAGCACACAGATCCGGAGACTCTCTCGCGATAAAGAGAACGATCACAGCGACGAAATCAGCAGACTTGAGGCAGCGTTAGAGGAATATCCTGATGAAGTTTACTACAACATCTCTGCCGAAAGCCACTCCGAAGCGGGTGATGTTGAGAAAGGGTTTGCTGAATCTGATATCGTCGTTGAAGATACCTATGTGATTCCGCGGGTCCACCAAACTTACATGGAACCGCACGTCTCCGTCGCCAGCGCAGACTCATCCGGCAAAATCACTGTCTGGGCATCCACGCAAGGTCCATTCGCTATCCGTTCCGGTATCGCTGGGACACTCGGTATCCCATTGACGCAAATTAATGTCATCGGCACAACAATGGGCGGTGGTTTTGGTGGACGTTTTGGGGTTATTATTACACATATTCCCGCCGTGCTACTTTCACAGAAAACGGGGCGTCCCGTCCGTGTCCAGATGACGCGTGAAGAGGAATTCATTGATGGTAGACCGGCACCCGGATGTGTTATTAAAATCAAGACAGGTGCGACGAACGAGGGGCATATCCTGGCACGGGAAGCACTCGCTTTTTGGGATTCCGGTTCCGTCTCCGGCGCATCTATCGGTAGCACGATTCGAGTGCGCGGGGTCTACAAAATCCCGAATCTCAAGGTAGACGCTTATGGGGTTCACACCAACAAATCTGGGACTGCTGCTTACAGGGCACCCGGTGCCCCACAAGCGATTTTCGCAGGTGAATCCCAACTCGACGAAATCGCTGAACGTATCGGCATGGATCCCGTTAAATTCCGTCTGATGAACATGCGCGAGGAAGGTGATCCTGTCCCCGCAGGGGCAAACGAACCCAAAGTGGGTTACAAAGAGACTTTGGAAGCCGTCGCGGATGCCGCTGGCTGGTGGGGTCGGGAAGCCGAGGAGAACCAAGGGTGGGGCGTCGCTGTTGGTGATTGGACAAACGGTTGTGGACCCGGAGGCGTTTATGTGTCTGTCCATGAAGACGGGAGTGTCCGTATCTTCCATGGATCTATGGACATCACTGGAACGGATACCGTGATTTCACAAATTATTGCCGAGATCCTGACAGTGCCGTATGAAAGTGTCACGATTCGACGCGGTGATACAGATTCCGCCCCGTATTCTACCGGTTCCGGTGGAAGTGTTGTCACCTTCACAATGGGTAACACTGCAAAGTTGGCAGCGGAAGACGCTCACCAACGGATTCTTGAACTCGCCTCAGAGCGACTCAATATGAATGTAGACAACCTTGAACTCAAAGAGGGCGCTGTCCATGTTGTCTCCGCAGATCCGCCGAAATCCATTTCGTTAGGTGAGCTTGCGGCGTATAGCTTGTCCACAACCGGGGGACCTATCGTTGGAAAAGGTTCCTTCGCTCGACAACCCAGCACACCCGCGCTCGCAGCGCAGATTGCGAAAGTCGAAGTAGACCCGGACACCGGCAGAACGAGAGTCCTCAAACTCGTCGCTTCGCAAGATGTCGGCTACGCCATTAACCCGATGGCTGTTGAAGGGCAAATCGAAGGGGGCACAGTCCAAGGTTACGCGTGGGCAATGATGGAAGAGATGCAGTACGGCGAAAACGGTAACGTTAATCCCGGCTTTGTCGATTACCGCGTCCCAACCTCAGCAGACCTCCCGACGGTCGAGTCTGTCATTGTTGAAGTGCCCGCACCCAATGGTCCCTATGGCGCCAAGGGTGTTGGTGAACCTCCTATCACGCCAACATTGGCAACGATGGCAAACGCCGTCAAAGATGCTATCGGTGTGCGGGTTACCGAATTACCGATCAAGCCAGAGAAGGTTGTCCAAGCCTTAAAAAGCAACGGACACTAAATATCTGTGAGATTGACCGGACTGGATAGGGCGATCCTTTTGGTATCGCTCTATCCATAAAACCTTGCCAGCGAGGGTTGACCAACGCGTAGCCCGTAATGAAATGGAGGGCGGATTTACGAAAAGGCGCGTCGTTTATACAAGTTGCCTGATCGAACCGCAAGGAAAATTAGAAAAAAGGAAATTAGAAACGAACACGGTGAACGCCTTGATTATACCTTCCACGAAGGTGAAGGCGACAGAATTGTGGTGATTGGACACGGCGTCACCGGCAACAAGGACAGACCTGCACTCATCGCTTTGGCAGAGGGACTCGCGGATGCTGGCATCTCTGCGCTGCGTTTCTCCTTCTCCGGTAACGGTGAATCGGAGGGTGCCTTTACGGATTCCACTATTACAAAAGAGGTGGCAGACCTCGGAAGCGTCATTGACGCACTTGATGGGTACAATGTCTGCTACGTCGGGCACAGCATGGGGGGTGCGGTGGGTGTCCTGCGTACTTCCACCGATAAACGCATCCAACTGTTGGTTTCACTTGCGGGGATGGTGCACACGAAAGCGTTTGCAGAACGTGAATTCGGTGATGCCACACCCGATGCGGGCTTTATGTGGGATGAACCCGACTGTCCGCTCTCACAAGCCTATGTAGATGATATGGCAACGATAGACAGTGTCGCAAAAAACGCGAGTAAATTTTCGGTTCCATGGCTGTTGGTTCACGGCACTGAGGACGATATCGTTCCACCTGAAGATAGCCACGACATCCTACAGCACGCAAACGAAGATACAGAACTCCTCGAACTGCCGGGCGTGGACCACGTCTTTTCTGAGGATGGGACCGCAGTTATGGTGGAAAAAGTCGTCGCGTGGATTTGCCAGAACCTGTAATTGACTGCTCTGATAATATGTAAGGACTGGAGTGAGAAGATACCGAGTTTGGAGGGAATTTTATGGCAAGCCTCAGAGATTTTTTCAGAGATTTGCTAAATTGGGAAGAACAACAGTCCGATCAGCTTGGGCAGCAGTGGTCTCAGGAATTGCGTGAGGCAGTTGCACCAGTATCCGAAAATACTATTTCAGAGGCGGGTCAACAAGAGCATGAGCTTATTCATCAATGGCCACAAGAATTACGTAATACAATCGTATCTGCATTTGAAAACGCTGTTTCGGAATCTTCAGTGAAAGGTTCTGTTTGTTCTGTATCCCCTGGAGCCTCAAACCAAAAAATTGGAAATGAAATAGAGAAATATACCGTTCCCAAACTTAATAGCAGTCTCTTGGATTTTTCAATTTCTAAATGTCGTGGTAGCGGTTACCCGGATCAAATACTGATTCAGGATACGCCGAGGCTTCAAATGCCACTGGAAATGAAAGCGACGGGTGATTGGAACGAAAAGGATTCCAACCGACGTGTGCTAGTTTCTTCATCCAAGAAGCTCCGCGCCCAATTCTCTGCGCCTATTTACCACCTTCTTTTAACGGTGCTTTATTCCAAGCAAGACGACGAGGATTTCGTTACAATTAACACAATTCGGTTAGATTTTCTTGAACCGACAACGGCTGTGAATGTCAGGCTTGAAGTTTCTGT is a window from the Candidatus Poribacteria bacterium genome containing:
- a CDS encoding Gfo/Idh/MocA family oxidoreductase, with amino-acid sequence MSKRIKIGIIGCGMVAGSHVNGYLDHPQHAEIVAVCDTVEANVKRRHAEVLSGAASRAEVAKADAEKADTAEAREQFNTDAARWSEYANNGVKIFSDYNEMLRECDLDAVSLALPPFVHEPATVAAAQAGKHVFCEKPMARTATEARNMRDACDAAGVKLAYQSGGTCLDPTSYAIRDYVTSGKLGDVYYGRLTSYRVRGRPNVDMFGYGKWFLHSVYSGGGTIYDTGVYLINRSLYLLGSPQPATISGIAYRGMLPEYTGEEINDVEEHASVFVRFTNGMSFTYENGWSSNMAGQPQGIFIFGSKGSFSNDTLFLEKGEWDTDDQGNRRRYQGNLVETPLELTDGAFPDKFRDFLDACNSDAQPVSNGDVGLKVTEIMSGALLSAKLGREVSVEELYELEGLRAEPIPGWHIP
- a CDS encoding alpha/beta fold hydrolase, encoding MRKKEIRNEHGERLDYTFHEGEGDRIVVIGHGVTGNKDRPALIALAEGLADAGISALRFSFSGNGESEGAFTDSTITKEVADLGSVIDALDGYNVCYVGHSMGGAVGVLRTSTDKRIQLLVSLAGMVHTKAFAEREFGDATPDAGFMWDEPDCPLSQAYVDDMATIDSVAKNASKFSVPWLLVHGTEDDIVPPEDSHDILQHANEDTELLELPGVDHVFSEDGTAVMVEKVVAWICQNL
- a CDS encoding (2Fe-2S)-binding protein, encoding MAKHPVSLKVNGDEYDLLIEPRKTLLAVLRDTIGLTGTKEGCSTGDCGACTVIVDGKAVTSCMVLGVTVSEKEITTIEGLASDGELHPVQQAFINTGGYQCGFCTPGFIMAAKALLDENPERSEEEFRYALGGNICRCTGYTKILEAVLKAAEEVRTSA
- a CDS encoding sigma-54-dependent Fis family transcriptional regulator; this encodes MKNSTTENAVDSRYRGTEATGTRNGRARDGLHGEYTAILGESPQIIEVLEKVEVVADTNATVLIQGETGTGKELIAHAIHQNSPRSAKEMVVVNCAAIPENLLESELFGHEKGAFTGATEQHIGQFERARRSTIFLDEIGEMPLALQPKLLRTLQDRKIQRIGGTKPISVDFRVVAATNRDLQHAVKEGTFREDLYYRLKIVSLSLPPLRGRREDIRLLTEHFLQKHAQDRSPSPVKIASSTLKLLYSYPWPGNIRELENTIFYVCLFGKTDAILPKHLPMEIQNFNREGGHSAVEIPALWTQDIIDLPLGLTLKEVEKFWILQTLVRFDGNRTKTAKALGISLSSLYNKLNSYAAEPKL
- a CDS encoding xanthine dehydrogenase family protein subunit M — encoded protein: MKGFEFFEPTTLAEASRLFAQEHAQLLAGGTDLVIGMKALTETPQSVISLQKIPGLDGITTEGDGINIGAMTKVREVELSADIQNHHTALAEGASEIGSIQIRNLATIGGNIAHASPAADTVAGLLVADAQVDIASADGERSVAIDELFTGPGQTVLAPGEIITRFRLPSPASGSHYIKHKIREVMDLAFIGVAAAVNLDNGTITDARIGLAAVAPTPIRATAAENLLRGNELTAELLQQAGAAAAAAASPISDLRCSAEHRKEMVDVLTRRTLQEAVARA
- a CDS encoding xanthine dehydrogenase family protein molybdopterin-binding subunit — translated: MSEYTVVGQKVARVDAVEKVTGAAQYGADVHPPGMLYGKIVRSKHAHANIRSIDTSEAEKLPGVRAIVTQDDVPSGRRVFATDKVLYLGEPLAAVAATDPDVAEEAAELVKIEYEVLPVVQDVMESIQPSAPRLHGDATKDGPNRRGISTQIRRLSRDKENDHSDEISRLEAALEEYPDEVYYNISAESHSEAGDVEKGFAESDIVVEDTYVIPRVHQTYMEPHVSVASADSSGKITVWASTQGPFAIRSGIAGTLGIPLTQINVIGTTMGGGFGGRFGVIITHIPAVLLSQKTGRPVRVQMTREEEFIDGRPAPGCVIKIKTGATNEGHILAREALAFWDSGSVSGASIGSTIRVRGVYKIPNLKVDAYGVHTNKSGTAAYRAPGAPQAIFAGESQLDEIAERIGMDPVKFRLMNMREEGDPVPAGANEPKVGYKETLEAVADAAGWWGREAEENQGWGVAVGDWTNGCGPGGVYVSVHEDGSVRIFHGSMDITGTDTVISQIIAEILTVPYESVTIRRGDTDSAPYSTGSGGSVVTFTMGNTAKLAAEDAHQRILELASERLNMNVDNLELKEGAVHVVSADPPKSISLGELAAYSLSTTGGPIVGKGSFARQPSTPALAAQIAKVEVDPDTGRTRVLKLVASQDVGYAINPMAVEGQIEGGTVQGYAWAMMEEMQYGENGNVNPGFVDYRVPTSADLPTVESVIVEVPAPNGPYGAKGVGEPPITPTLATMANAVKDAIGVRVTELPIKPEKVVQALKSNGH